One Lacunisphaera limnophila DNA window includes the following coding sequences:
- a CDS encoding Ppx/GppA phosphatase family protein — translation MAIPPRVAVIDIGSNSIKVLIVARAPTGQYRVLKNRTLDARISAGISEEKPVLSEVGMTRALGAIRELVSEASEYAVGKTLLVATSAIRDASNGPAFCQRVKAATKQDIRILTGDEEANYIGRGLTCDPELADLQDFYVFDLGGGSLECLSFKKRKMTQAVSLQLGCVRLTEKFMKDPGAPLQQPELAALAGHVITELKASGFKFAPTAPAAVFMGGSMSTVRAVMGAREQQKMEDTPPVIDVETIGGVLEELAPLNLDQRKAIPGLPSARADVFPAAIVTMLAVANYAKIASFHHSLYNLRWGVADKLLDQLQ, via the coding sequence ATGGCTATCCCTCCCCGCGTCGCCGTCATCGATATCGGCAGCAACTCCATCAAGGTGCTGATCGTCGCCCGCGCCCCCACCGGGCAGTACCGGGTCCTCAAGAACCGCACCCTCGACGCCCGCATCAGCGCCGGCATCAGCGAGGAAAAGCCCGTCCTGAGCGAGGTCGGCATGACCCGCGCCCTCGGCGCCATCCGCGAACTCGTTTCCGAGGCCTCCGAATACGCCGTGGGCAAGACCCTGCTCGTCGCCACCAGCGCCATCCGCGACGCCAGCAACGGCCCCGCTTTCTGCCAGCGCGTCAAGGCCGCCACCAAGCAGGACATCCGCATCCTGACCGGCGACGAGGAAGCCAATTACATCGGCCGCGGGCTCACCTGCGATCCCGAGCTCGCTGATCTCCAGGATTTCTACGTGTTCGACCTCGGCGGCGGCAGCCTCGAGTGCCTGTCCTTCAAGAAGCGCAAGATGACCCAGGCCGTCAGCCTCCAGCTGGGCTGCGTGCGCCTGACCGAAAAATTCATGAAGGATCCCGGCGCCCCGCTGCAGCAGCCGGAACTCGCCGCCCTCGCCGGCCACGTCATCACCGAACTCAAGGCCAGCGGCTTCAAGTTCGCGCCCACGGCCCCCGCCGCCGTCTTCATGGGCGGCAGCATGAGCACTGTCCGCGCCGTGATGGGCGCCCGCGAGCAGCAGAAGATGGAGGACACCCCGCCGGTCATCGACGTCGAGACCATCGGCGGCGTCCTCGAGGAACTCGCCCCGCTCAACCTCGACCAGCGCAAGGCCATCCCCGGCCTCCCCTCCGCCCGCGCCGACGTCTTCCCCGCCGCCATCGTGACCATGCTGGCCGTGGCCAACTACGCCAAGATCGCGAGCTTCCACCACTCCCTCTACAACCTCCGCTGGGGCGTCGCCGACAAGCTCCTCGACCAGTTGCAGTAA
- a CDS encoding ATP-dependent DNA helicase produces MIGLTEDDGAKPSRLRELARDIFAESGTLCDALHMEHRPEQEQMARAVAAALAGDTSLLFEAGTGVGKSLAYLVPGIIHAVDQSRQLIVSSHTISLQEQLEQKDLPLCRRLFKSDPAGAPYAEFKSTVLVGKSNYLCPTRLSHALADRASLFADADYAELQRIADWADTTKSGLRHELKPPPRPEIWDAVNADSSACSRKHCDCEKCHYQRARARLRTSQVVIVNHALLFALINAGGAQAQGGDRETRGVLFPDDFLVLDEAHTVPEVATANFGLSLSSYGVDRALKYLYNPKTKRGVMKKHGGPAGQQLVVDALDAAKQFFDFIATRILDQRAIVRIREIGVAEPMLDGPLGALSRLLANVADKLPEGRDHDEVQEQKQRIKGLQAGLTEWLTLGDKGHVYWTERSGRKQTIVSLRSAPIDVAPELRKHLFGCGTSVVCTSATLAMGGTIEPFAARIGADHAEAVAVKSPFDFERNMRVYVATDVPLPSPQEAKLALDTLVDYIRFCTERVRGGSLVLFTSYTDMRAVAATLEPEWRKAGRPFLLQGADLSRTELTQQMRSLGNAVLFGTDSFWTGVDVPGAALSQVIITRLPFDPPTHPITEAKCEHIRDAGGNPFNELTLPDALIKFRQGVGRLIRSKTDCGLVTILDSRVLAKTYGREFLGSLPTTEYERLDRKNREQVFRPFP; encoded by the coding sequence ATGATTGGGCTCACCGAAGACGACGGCGCCAAGCCGTCACGCCTCCGGGAACTCGCGCGGGATATCTTCGCCGAGTCCGGGACGCTCTGCGACGCCCTGCACATGGAGCACCGGCCGGAACAGGAGCAGATGGCCCGGGCCGTGGCCGCCGCCCTCGCCGGCGACACCTCCCTGCTCTTCGAGGCCGGCACCGGCGTCGGCAAGAGCCTCGCCTACCTCGTGCCCGGCATCATCCACGCCGTGGACCAGAGTCGGCAGCTCATCGTCTCCAGCCACACCATTTCCCTCCAGGAACAGCTCGAGCAGAAAGACCTGCCGCTCTGCCGCCGGCTCTTCAAATCCGACCCCGCGGGCGCACCCTACGCCGAGTTCAAATCCACCGTCCTCGTCGGCAAGTCCAACTACCTCTGCCCCACCCGCCTCAGCCACGCCCTGGCCGATCGCGCCAGTCTCTTTGCCGACGCCGATTACGCCGAACTCCAGCGCATCGCCGACTGGGCCGACACCACCAAGTCCGGCCTCCGCCACGAGCTGAAGCCGCCCCCGCGCCCCGAGATCTGGGACGCCGTCAACGCCGACTCCTCCGCCTGCTCGCGCAAGCACTGCGACTGCGAGAAATGCCATTACCAGCGCGCCCGCGCCCGGCTGCGCACCTCGCAGGTCGTCATCGTCAACCACGCCCTGCTCTTCGCCCTCATCAACGCCGGCGGCGCCCAGGCCCAAGGCGGTGACCGCGAGACCCGCGGCGTGCTCTTCCCCGACGATTTCCTCGTCCTCGACGAGGCCCACACCGTCCCCGAGGTCGCCACCGCCAACTTCGGCCTCTCCCTCAGCAGCTATGGCGTCGATCGCGCCTTGAAGTACCTCTACAACCCGAAGACCAAGCGCGGGGTCATGAAGAAACACGGCGGCCCCGCCGGCCAGCAGCTCGTGGTCGACGCCCTCGACGCCGCCAAGCAGTTCTTCGATTTCATCGCCACGCGCATCCTGGACCAGCGCGCCATCGTCCGCATCCGCGAGATCGGGGTGGCCGAGCCCATGCTCGACGGCCCGCTGGGGGCCCTCTCCCGTCTGCTCGCCAACGTGGCCGACAAGCTGCCGGAGGGCCGCGACCACGATGAGGTGCAGGAACAGAAGCAACGCATCAAGGGCCTCCAGGCCGGCCTCACCGAGTGGCTCACGCTCGGCGACAAAGGCCACGTCTACTGGACCGAGCGCAGCGGCCGCAAGCAGACCATTGTTTCCCTCCGCAGCGCGCCCATCGACGTGGCGCCCGAGCTCCGCAAGCATCTCTTCGGCTGCGGCACCAGCGTCGTCTGCACCAGCGCCACCCTCGCGATGGGCGGCACCATCGAGCCCTTCGCTGCCCGCATCGGGGCCGACCACGCCGAAGCCGTGGCGGTGAAGTCGCCCTTCGATTTCGAGCGCAACATGCGCGTCTATGTCGCAACCGACGTGCCCCTGCCCTCGCCCCAGGAGGCGAAACTCGCCCTCGACACCCTCGTCGACTACATCCGCTTCTGCACGGAACGCGTCCGCGGCGGCTCCCTCGTTCTCTTCACCAGCTACACCGACATGCGCGCCGTGGCCGCCACCCTCGAGCCCGAGTGGCGCAAGGCCGGTCGCCCCTTCCTCCTGCAGGGCGCCGACCTCTCCCGCACCGAGCTGACCCAGCAGATGCGCTCGCTCGGCAACGCCGTGCTCTTCGGCACCGACAGCTTCTGGACCGGCGTGGACGTCCCCGGCGCGGCCCTCTCCCAGGTCATCATCACCCGACTGCCCTTCGACCCGCCCACGCACCCCATCACCGAGGCCAAGTGCGAGCACATCCGCGACGCCGGCGGCAACCCCTTCAACGAGCTCACCCTGCCCGACGCCCTGATCAAGTTCCGCCAAGGCGTCGGCCGCCTCATCCGCAGCAAGACGGATTGCGGCCTGGTCACCATTCTGGACTCGCGGGTGCTGGCCAAAACCTACGGCCGGGAGTTTCTGGGCAGCCTGCCGACCACCGAATACGAGCGGCTGGATCGTAAAAACCGGGAGCAGGTGTTTAGGCCTTTCCCTTGA
- a CDS encoding PP2C family protein-serine/threonine phosphatase, whose translation MKLRSFAHTDIGRVRSENEDSYLCNDTIGLYAVADGIGGLPSGAQASQLTVQTLQKIVGEHAVGNKLNYERILTEINDQVFQLGRVISPQFGIGSTLTFAHVVGVKLHFGHVGDSTGLRLRSKVLQQLTTDHTIETELKARAARGEPLGMLMENRNALTRCIGQPPPLEPDCFAHTILPHDRYLLCSDGISRFIPPEEIAKVMTEAKDPEAVITTLVDRANERGGLDNSTGVVMFFD comes from the coding sequence ATGAAGCTTCGCTCTTTCGCCCACACCGACATCGGTCGCGTCCGTTCCGAGAATGAGGACAGTTACCTCTGCAATGACACCATCGGCCTTTACGCAGTCGCCGACGGTATCGGCGGCCTGCCCTCCGGCGCCCAGGCCAGCCAGCTCACGGTTCAGACACTGCAGAAAATCGTCGGCGAGCACGCGGTCGGCAACAAGCTCAACTACGAGCGCATCCTCACCGAGATCAACGACCAGGTATTCCAACTCGGCCGCGTGATCAGCCCGCAGTTCGGCATCGGCTCCACCCTCACCTTCGCCCACGTCGTCGGCGTGAAGCTCCATTTCGGCCACGTCGGTGATTCCACCGGACTGCGCCTGCGCTCGAAGGTCCTTCAGCAACTGACCACCGACCACACGATCGAGACCGAGCTGAAGGCCCGGGCCGCCCGCGGCGAGCCGCTCGGCATGCTGATGGAGAATCGCAACGCCCTGACCCGCTGCATCGGCCAGCCGCCCCCGCTGGAGCCGGACTGCTTCGCCCACACCATCCTGCCTCACGACCGCTACCTGCTGTGCAGCGACGGCATCTCCCGCTTCATCCCGCCCGAGGAGATCGCCAAGGTCATGACCGAGGCCAAGGATCCCGAGGCCGTGATCACGACCCTTGTCGACCGCGCCAACGAACGCGGCGGCCTCGACAACAGCACTGGCGTGGTGATGTTCTTCGATTGA
- a CDS encoding molecular chaperone DnaJ — protein sequence MANPVPRSQTFATLVASQPHNELFRFSLAQALLAEQRPADAVEHLILCAQKKADWMMPRILLSKALLGLSRPADARPWLEEALQLAIDQSHEDPERELRAILAELA from the coding sequence GTGGCTAATCCTGTCCCCCGTTCCCAAACCTTCGCGACGCTTGTCGCCTCGCAGCCGCACAACGAGCTCTTCCGCTTCAGCCTCGCCCAGGCCCTGCTCGCCGAGCAACGCCCCGCCGACGCCGTCGAGCACCTGATCCTGTGCGCGCAAAAGAAAGCCGACTGGATGATGCCCCGCATCCTCCTCAGCAAGGCCCTCCTCGGCCTGTCCCGTCCCGCCGACGCCCGCCCCTGGCTGGAAGAGGCTCTGCAACTCGCCATCGACCAAAGCCACGAAGACCCCGAGCGCGAACTGCGCGCCATCCTCGCCGAGCTCGCCTGA
- a CDS encoding nucleotidyltransferase family protein — MSLVGFVVNPKRSYDLVVLAAGMGSRFGGIKQVQPVGPHGELIIEYSAYDALRAGFGRLVLVIRKDIEADFRDTIGRRLEQRMDVAYVFQEMDALPGGFAQTNLSGGQVPPRTKPWGTAHATLVAQAAVRGPFAVINADDFYGASAYRTLSAHFAASADYAMVGYPLSQTLSEHGTVSRGLCATDAAGRLRGITEITKIEKTESGARYTDAAGQAQQLTGEEIVSMNFWGFTPAVFPQLEAKFETFLKSRGSDPKAEIYLPTTLSELNQSGEAKIALHRSEDAWFGLTYKEDLASAQGAIKALVAEGKYPAPLWK; from the coding sequence GTGTCTTTGGTGGGTTTCGTGGTAAATCCAAAACGTTCCTACGATCTGGTGGTGCTCGCGGCGGGCATGGGCAGTCGCTTCGGCGGCATCAAGCAGGTGCAGCCGGTCGGGCCGCACGGGGAGCTGATCATCGAGTATTCGGCCTACGACGCACTGCGGGCGGGGTTCGGGCGGCTGGTGCTGGTGATCCGGAAGGATATTGAGGCGGATTTTCGCGACACCATCGGACGGCGGTTGGAACAACGGATGGACGTGGCGTATGTGTTTCAGGAGATGGATGCGCTGCCGGGCGGGTTCGCTCAAACCAACCTGTCCGGAGGCCAGGTTCCACCTCGGACCAAGCCGTGGGGGACGGCGCATGCGACGCTGGTGGCGCAGGCGGCGGTGCGGGGGCCGTTTGCCGTGATCAATGCGGATGACTTCTACGGGGCCTCCGCGTACCGGACGCTGTCGGCGCACTTCGCGGCGTCCGCGGATTACGCGATGGTGGGCTATCCGCTGAGCCAGACCCTGTCGGAGCATGGCACGGTCAGCCGCGGGTTGTGCGCGACGGATGCGGCCGGCCGGCTGCGGGGTATCACGGAAATCACCAAGATCGAGAAGACCGAGAGCGGCGCGCGTTACACGGATGCCGCGGGCCAGGCGCAGCAGCTCACGGGGGAAGAGATCGTGTCCATGAATTTCTGGGGCTTCACCCCGGCGGTGTTCCCGCAGCTGGAGGCGAAGTTTGAAACCTTTCTCAAGAGTCGGGGCAGCGACCCGAAGGCGGAGATCTATCTGCCGACGACGCTCAGTGAACTGAATCAGAGCGGGGAGGCGAAGATCGCGTTGCACCGCTCGGAGGACGCGTGGTTCGGGCTGACGTACAAGGAGGACCTGGCGTCGGCGCAGGGGGCAATCAAGGCGCTGGTGGCGGAGGGGAAGTATCCGGCGCCGCTTTGGAAGTAA
- a CDS encoding heavy metal translocating P-type ATPase, with amino-acid sequence MKTNPTNAANWTDELVRFLCEQPGVGAVRLDPGAHKVSVATLGAVDLTVLESQLAATIAAVEARFADQPAKLAAAGFSLKREGKAVVIGRNMGATAESLWLWREMEWPEIKAEPTAEDQEWRTLARFAACCGGAGIAGMLSSTFAPELPWLAKGFYLLGVVTGGWDAAVDTWANLKKREIDIHFLMLAVAVGAIFIGAWGEAVLLLFLFSASGAMEEYALDRTQREVSSLLKSAPKTALVVDASGQEREVAVETLQVGQRVRVRPGGAFAADGLIVDGQSASDEANLTGEATPVEKKVGDQVFSGTLNLWGSVDYTVVRPPGESTLQKIIRLIQTAQKLKAPSERFTDRFGTGYTYAVIGGSFAMFLVWWLGFGLPAFTNTPELRSAFYRAMTLMVVASPCALVLSIPSAILAAIAWGAKHGVLFRGGAAIEKLADITVVALDKTGTLTTGELAVVGYESFPAGRETEVMELAYALESKSEHPLARAIVRDAKARGVRQIELSEFKNIVGQGVRGSYGGAQALLGRRELLETGPLAGWAEKLPPAAADLSEVWVVGKDMLGRVLLRDQIRAESKGVLAELKKMGIRTVMLTGDRRQAAEAVAKELGLDEVRAALTPEQKVAAIQELRQGGNRVAMMGDGVNDAPSLAAADVSVAMGARGSDAALEQAEVILMHDRIENFLSAERLSRRAKAIIRQNLTISLGVVIIMVLATAIGAVPLAVGVAAHEGSTLVVCLNSLRLLFGRNT; translated from the coding sequence TTGAAGACCAATCCAACCAACGCGGCCAACTGGACCGACGAACTAGTGCGCTTTCTCTGCGAGCAACCGGGCGTGGGGGCGGTGCGATTGGATCCGGGGGCCCACAAGGTGTCGGTGGCGACGCTCGGCGCGGTGGACCTGACGGTGCTGGAGTCGCAGCTGGCGGCGACGATCGCGGCGGTGGAGGCGCGCTTTGCCGACCAACCCGCCAAGCTGGCGGCGGCGGGATTTTCCCTGAAACGGGAGGGCAAGGCCGTGGTCATCGGCCGCAACATGGGCGCGACGGCGGAATCGTTGTGGCTGTGGCGGGAGATGGAGTGGCCGGAGATCAAGGCCGAGCCGACGGCGGAGGACCAGGAGTGGCGCACGCTGGCGCGTTTTGCGGCCTGTTGCGGCGGGGCAGGCATAGCTGGGATGCTGAGCTCCACCTTCGCCCCGGAACTGCCGTGGCTGGCGAAAGGTTTCTACCTGCTGGGGGTGGTCACCGGCGGCTGGGATGCCGCGGTCGACACGTGGGCCAACCTGAAGAAGCGCGAGATCGACATCCATTTCCTGATGCTGGCGGTGGCCGTGGGCGCGATATTCATCGGGGCCTGGGGGGAGGCGGTGCTGCTGCTGTTCCTGTTCTCGGCCTCGGGGGCGATGGAGGAGTACGCGCTGGACCGGACGCAGCGCGAGGTGAGTTCGCTGCTGAAGTCCGCACCGAAGACGGCGCTGGTCGTCGACGCCAGCGGGCAGGAGCGCGAGGTGGCGGTCGAGACCCTGCAGGTCGGGCAGCGCGTGCGCGTGCGGCCGGGCGGGGCCTTCGCGGCCGACGGCCTGATCGTGGACGGCCAGAGTGCGAGCGACGAGGCCAACCTGACCGGGGAGGCGACCCCGGTGGAGAAGAAAGTCGGCGACCAGGTGTTCAGCGGTACGCTCAACCTCTGGGGCTCGGTCGACTATACGGTCGTGCGCCCGCCGGGCGAGAGCACGCTGCAGAAGATCATCCGCCTGATCCAGACGGCACAGAAGCTGAAGGCACCGAGCGAGCGTTTCACCGACCGGTTTGGCACGGGTTACACCTATGCCGTCATCGGCGGGTCGTTTGCGATGTTTTTGGTCTGGTGGCTGGGCTTCGGCCTGCCGGCCTTCACGAATACGCCGGAACTGCGCTCGGCGTTCTACCGGGCGATGACCCTGATGGTCGTGGCCAGCCCGTGCGCGCTGGTGCTGTCGATTCCTTCGGCGATCCTCGCGGCGATCGCCTGGGGCGCGAAGCACGGCGTGCTGTTCCGCGGTGGGGCGGCCATCGAGAAGCTGGCGGACATCACGGTCGTGGCGCTGGACAAGACCGGCACGCTCACGACCGGCGAGCTGGCGGTCGTGGGTTACGAGAGTTTTCCCGCCGGGCGCGAGACCGAGGTCATGGAGCTGGCCTACGCGCTGGAGAGCAAATCGGAGCACCCGTTGGCGCGCGCCATTGTGCGCGACGCCAAGGCGCGGGGCGTGCGGCAGATCGAGCTGTCGGAATTCAAGAACATCGTGGGCCAGGGCGTGCGCGGCAGCTACGGCGGGGCGCAGGCACTGCTGGGCCGGCGCGAACTGCTGGAGACCGGGCCGCTGGCGGGCTGGGCGGAGAAGCTGCCGCCGGCGGCGGCGGATTTGTCGGAGGTCTGGGTGGTGGGCAAGGACATGCTGGGCCGGGTGCTGCTGCGGGACCAGATCCGGGCCGAGTCCAAGGGCGTGCTGGCGGAATTGAAGAAGATGGGCATCCGCACCGTGATGCTCACCGGCGACCGGCGGCAGGCGGCGGAGGCCGTGGCCAAGGAGCTCGGGCTCGACGAGGTTCGGGCGGCGCTCACGCCGGAGCAGAAGGTGGCGGCGATTCAGGAACTGCGCCAGGGCGGCAACCGCGTGGCGATGATGGGCGACGGCGTGAATGACGCCCCGAGTCTTGCAGCCGCCGACGTCAGCGTGGCCATGGGCGCGCGGGGCAGTGATGCGGCGCTGGAACAGGCCGAGGTCATTTTGATGCATGATCGCATCGAGAATTTTCTCTCGGCGGAGCGGCTGAGCCGGCGGGCCAAGGCCATCATCCGGCAGAACCTGACGATTTCGCTCGGGGTGGTGATCATCATGGTGCTCGCGACGGCGATTGGCGCAGTGCCCTTGGCGGTGGGTGTGGCCGCGCACGAGGGCAGCACGCTGGTGGTCTGCCTGAATTCGTTGCGGCTGCTCTTCGGGCGCAACACGTGA
- a CDS encoding L,D-transpeptidase, which translates to MNEGLERIKEKCHALGLKPTTRLITVSIARQLLGFYRDGCLVRSHVISTSLRPPSNVKDSLGTPRGLHEIAEKVGAGQPPGIVFKARVATGQHYSELSAAEQARNLITTRILWLRGLEPGHNAGTAATGEVVDTYARYVYIHGTNHEERLGRPFSGGCIEMNNLEILALFDEIRPRDQVWIED; encoded by the coding sequence GTGAATGAAGGATTGGAACGGATCAAAGAAAAGTGTCACGCGCTCGGACTCAAGCCGACAACGCGGCTTATTACCGTATCCATTGCCCGACAGTTGCTTGGATTTTACCGGGACGGCTGTTTGGTCCGGTCCCACGTCATCTCCACCTCCCTGCGGCCGCCCTCCAACGTGAAGGATTCGCTCGGCACGCCCCGCGGCCTGCACGAGATCGCCGAGAAGGTCGGCGCCGGCCAGCCCCCGGGCATCGTGTTCAAGGCCCGGGTCGCCACCGGCCAGCATTATTCCGAGCTCAGCGCCGCGGAACAGGCCCGCAACCTGATCACCACCCGCATCCTCTGGCTGCGCGGCCTGGAACCCGGTCACAACGCCGGCACCGCTGCCACCGGCGAGGTCGTCGATACCTACGCCCGCTACGTCTATATCCACGGGACCAACCACGAGGAACGCCTCGGCCGGCCCTTCAGCGGCGGCTGCATCGAGATGAACAACCTCGAGATCCTCGCCCTCTTCGACGAGATCCGCCCCCGCGACCAGGTCTGGATCGAGGACTGA
- a CDS encoding aspartate-semialdehyde dehydrogenase — protein MSNTSSYRVGIVGATGAVGQELIGLLLARSFPLAELRLLASARSAGRTMEVGGKKLTVQEAKPEAFDGLDIALFAAEGAIAKALAPEAVKRGCLVLDKSSAFRMDPTIPLVVPEINLEATRSHRGIIASPNCSTAIALMGLYPLHQLFGVKRAFFATYQSVSGTGADAIDELEAQTQAYAKGEALTKKVYPYQIFQNVIPHIDSFGGDGYTGEETKMREESRKIMGLPALKVSATCVRVPVVRAHSVAVNAEFERPVDLAAARQALAAFPGASLLDDPANKVYPTPLDFSRQVKCGVGRLRHDTALDNGLAFWVSGDNLWKGAALNSIQIAEAMIKAGIPLKAK, from the coding sequence GTGAGTAATACATCCTCCTATAGAGTCGGTATCGTCGGTGCGACGGGCGCAGTCGGTCAAGAGCTGATCGGTCTGCTGCTGGCGCGCTCGTTCCCGCTCGCGGAGCTGAGGCTGCTGGCCTCCGCTCGTTCCGCGGGTCGCACCATGGAAGTGGGGGGCAAAAAGCTCACGGTGCAGGAAGCGAAGCCCGAGGCCTTTGACGGGCTGGACATCGCCCTGTTCGCCGCCGAGGGCGCGATCGCGAAGGCGCTGGCGCCCGAGGCGGTCAAGCGCGGCTGCCTCGTGCTCGACAAGAGCTCGGCCTTCCGCATGGACCCGACGATCCCGCTGGTGGTGCCCGAGATCAACCTCGAGGCCACGCGCAGCCATCGCGGCATCATCGCCAGCCCGAACTGCTCGACGGCCATCGCCCTGATGGGCCTCTATCCGTTGCACCAGCTCTTCGGCGTGAAGCGGGCGTTCTTCGCCACGTACCAGTCGGTTTCCGGCACCGGCGCCGATGCCATCGACGAGCTCGAGGCGCAGACGCAGGCCTACGCCAAGGGCGAGGCGCTGACGAAGAAGGTCTATCCGTACCAGATTTTCCAGAACGTGATCCCGCACATCGATTCCTTCGGGGGCGACGGGTACACGGGCGAGGAGACAAAGATGCGGGAGGAGAGCCGCAAGATCATGGGCCTGCCCGCGCTGAAGGTCTCGGCGACCTGCGTGCGCGTGCCGGTGGTGCGGGCGCACTCCGTGGCGGTCAACGCCGAGTTTGAGCGTCCGGTCGACCTGGCCGCCGCGCGGCAGGCGCTGGCCGCCTTCCCGGGCGCGAGCCTGCTCGATGATCCGGCCAACAAGGTTTATCCGACCCCGCTGGATTTCAGCCGACAGGTGAAGTGCGGCGTGGGCCGGTTGCGTCACGACACCGCGCTGGACAACGGCCTGGCCTTCTGGGTGAGCGGCGACAACCTGTGGAAGGGGGCCGCTCTCAACTCGATCCAGATCGCCGAGGCGATGATCAAGGCGGGGATTCCGCTCAAGGCGAAGTAA